Proteins from one Kazachstania africana CBS 2517 chromosome 1, complete genome genomic window:
- the SCJ1 gene encoding Scj1p (similar to Saccharomyces cerevisiae SCJ1 (YMR214W); ancestral locus Anc_8.730) — MKLLSLLLFLFVNFPILINAQDYYKILGVNKDANDKEIKSAYRQLSKKYHPDKNPGDEEAHNKFIEVGEAYDVLSDSEKRNIYDQYGADAIKNGGNGQRPGGGGSPFHDPFEMFEKMFNGNPFGGAARGGPGGRGRPRGQNLLLREEVSLMDFYNGREFKYNLQLNDFCEKCHGTGSKDGKVTRCPDCQGRGVIVQVIQMGIMTQQIQHVCDRCSGSGEIIKNPCPHCHGHKVAKMDKEFTVKLPNGAQRNYVDIKHGEAEKGADFDAGDLMFEFRENSMNNMGYRRRGDHLYRTEVLSVQEALKGGWERELEFFDKDKNVKLKRDANQVVITGEIECVPGFGMPILNSQGRKFGDLFIDYVILMPQEFKNTKFTDEL; from the coding sequence ATGAAATTACTATCACTTTTACTTTTCCTATTTGTGAATTTCCCCATATTAATTAATGCACAAGACTACTATAAGATATTAGGCGTCAATAAAGATGcaaatgataaagaaattaaatctGCTTATAGACAATTATCCAAAAAATACCACCCTGATAAAAATCCGGGAGATGAAGAAGCACATAACAAATTTATAGAAGTTGGCGAAGCTTATGATGTATTGAGCGATTcagaaaagagaaatatatatgatcAATATGGTGCAGATGCTATAAAGAACGGCGGCAACGGTCAGAGACCAGGTGGTGGTGGTTCTCCTTTCCACGATCCATTCGAGATGTTCGAGAAGATGTTTAATGGTAACCCATTTGGCGGTGCTGCACGTGGAGGACCTGGTGGAAGAGGTAGACCGAGAGGTCAAAATTTGTTGCTTAGAGAAGAAGTTTCATTGATGGATTTCTATAATGGCCgtgaattcaaatataatttacaattgaatgatttttGTGAGAAATGTCATGGTACTGGTTCAAAAGATGGTAAAGTGACAAGATGTCCAGATTGTCAAGGACGTGGTGTTATAGTACAAGTTATTCAAATGGGTATAATGACACAACAGATTCAACATGTCTGTGATAGATGTAGTGGTTCAGGtgaaataataaagaatcCCTGTCCACATTGTCACGGACATAAGGTTGCTAAAATGGATAAAGAATTTACTGTTAAATTACCAAACGGGGCACAAAGAAATTATGTGGATATCAAACACGGTGAAGCAGAAAAGGGCGCTGACTTTGATGCAGGTGATCTAATGTTTGAATTTagagaaaattcaatgaataatatGGGTTACAGAAGACGTGGTGACCATCTATATAGGACGGAAGTATTATCTGTCCAGGAGGCATTAAAAGGTGGATGGGAAAGAGAGCTTGAgttttttgataaagataaGAATGTTAAGTTGAAGAGGGACGCCAATCAAGTAGTAATAACTGGGGAAATTGAGTGTGTTCCCGGTTTTGGGATGCCTATATTAAACTCTCAAGGTAGAAAGTTCGGCGATCTATTCATTGATTATGTCATATTAATGCCCCAAGAGTTTAAAAATACTAAATTTACTGACGAATTATAG
- the MOD5 gene encoding tRNA dimethylallyltransferase (similar to Saccharomyces cerevisiae MOD5 (YOR274W); ancestral locus Anc_8.725), whose protein sequence is MKDKIIVIAGTTGVGKSQLSIELAKRYNGEIINSDSMQVYKDIPIISNKHPLEEREGIPHHVMNFVDWNDEYYMHRFENDCINAIDDILKRGKLPIVVGGTHYYLQCLFNKRINEQMDVTESITEEQSQILNSNDKNLIYNKLIEIDPEIAKRYHPNDNRRVQRMLEIYYRTKIRPSEAFQNQDTTLKYDTLFLWCFSELGPLNQRLDDRVDMMMKNGALEDINQLFSYHQKNNVTSMENGVWQVIGFKEFLPWLLEDKSSKTIKFEDCVERMKIRTRQYAKKQIKWIQKMLIPDINGDIYVLNATDLNRWKELVLERATKIAESFMNNLEQIESRAPAELIRLLEKEQTFDKKKTNDWEHYTCDICMDSNGEKLIALGEKNWNIHLKSRRHKSNLTRGSKKAEYEKWKLKQREGESNGKQSMYPFVRT, encoded by the coding sequence atgaaagataaaataatagtaatcGCAGGAACTACAGGTGTGGGCAAATCTCAGCTTTCCATAGAGTTAGCGAAAAGGTACAATGGAGAAATCATTAATTCTGATTCAATGCAGGTATATAAGGATATCCCGATTATATCTAACAAACATCCTTTGGAAGAAAGGGAAGGTATACCGCATCATGTAATGAATTTTGTTGATTGGAATGACGAATACTATATGCATAggtttgaaaatgattgtATCAATGCCATCGAtgacattttgaaaagaggaAAGCTACCAATCGTAGTAGGCGGCACACATTACTATTTACAATgccttttcaataaaagaatCAATGAACAAATGGATGTTACTGAGTCTATCACTGAAGAACAATCTCAAATCTTAAATTCAAACgataaaaatttgatttataaCAAGttgattgaaattgatcCTGAAATTGCCAAGAGGTACCATCCAAATGATAATAGAAGGGTTCAAAGAATGTTAGAGATATACTACCGTACAAAGATAAGACCAAGTGAAGCTTTTCAGAATCAGGATACAACTCTAAAATATGATACTTTATTTCTTTGGTGCTTTAGTGAATTGGGTCCACTCAACCAAAGATTGGACGACAGAGTAgatatgatgatgaaaaatggaGCTCTAGAAGATATTAATCAATTGTTTAGCTAccatcaaaaaaataacgtAACATCGATGGAGAATGGTGTCTGGCAAGTTATTGGcttcaaagaatttttacCATGGCTACTAGAAGATAAAAGCAGTAAGACGATAAAGTTCGAAGACTGTGTGGagagaatgaaaatacGAACAAGGCAGTACGCCAAGAAGCAGATAAAAtggattcaaaaaatgttGATTCCTGATATTAATGGTGATATATACGTTCTGAATGCTACAGATCTCAATAGATGGAAAGAGCTGGTCCTAGAAAGAGCCACAAAAATTGCTGAAAGCTTTATGAACAATCTTGAACAGATCGAATCAAGGGCCCCAGCAGAACTAATCAgattattagaaaaagaacaaacttttgataagaagaagactAATGACTGGGAGCACTATACCTGCGATATATGCATGGATTCAAATGGTGAGAAATTGATTGCCCTTGGAGAAAAGAACTGGaatattcatttgaagAGTAGGAGACATAAAAGTAATTTGACGAGAGGTAGTAAAAAGGCcgaatatgaaaaatggaaattaaAACAGCGAGAAGGAGAAAGCAACGGAAAGCAGAGTATGTATCCCTTTGTACGCacataa
- the GUA1 gene encoding GMP synthase (glutamine-hydrolyzing) (similar to Saccharomyces cerevisiae GUA1 (YMR217W); ancestral locus Anc_8.733) — MAKVEQVSGIFDTILVLDFGSQYSHLITRRLREFNIYAEMLPCTQKISELSWKPKGVILSGGPYSVYAEDAPHVDHAVFDLNVPILGICYGMQELAWINGKQVARGEKREYGPATLNVLDKADALFNGVDHSIVWMSHGDKLNGLPTGFKTIATSDNSPYCGIAHESKPIYGIQFHPEVTHSTLGKTLLKNFAVDICKTEQNWTMENFIDTEIKRIRELVGPTAEVIGAVSGGVDSTVASKLMTEAIGDRFHAILVDNGVLRLNEAENVKKTLVEGLGINLTVVDAADEFLSNLKGVTDPEKKRKIIGNTFIHVFEREAEKIKPKDGQEIQYLLQGTLYPDVIESISFKGPSQTIKTHHNVGGLLENMKLKLIEPLRELFKDEVRHLGELLGISHELVWRHPFPGPGIAIRVLGEVTKKQVEIARKADYIYIEEIRKAGLYDKIAQAFACLLPVKSVGVMGDQRTYEQVIALRAIETTDFMTADWYPFEHAFLKKVASRIVNEVDGVARVTYDITSKPPATVEWE; from the coding sequence ATGGCTAAAGTTGAACAAGTCTCTGGTATCTTCGATACCATTCTAGTCTTAGACTTCGGTTCCCAATACTCTCATTTAATCACCAGAAGATTAAGAGAATTTAACATCTATGCTGAAATGTTACCATGTactcaaaaaatttctgaaTTATCATGGAAACCAAAGGGTGTTATTCTTTCTGGTGGTCCATACTCTGTGTACGCTGAAGATGCTCCTCACGTTGACCATGCCGTTTTCGATTTAAACGTTCCAATCTTAGGTATCTGTTATGGTATGCAAGAATTAGCTTGGATTAACGGTAAGCAAGTCGCAAGAGGTGAAAAGAGAGAATACGGTCCAGCTACCTTGAACGTCTTAGATAAAGCCGACGCATTATTCAACGGTGTAGACCATTCTATTGTCTGGATGTCTCACGGTGATAAATTAAACGGTTTACCAACTGGTTTCAAGACTATCGCTACTTCTGATAACTCTCCTTACTGTGGTATTGCCCACGAATCTAAGCCAATCTACGGTATCCAATTCCATCCTGAAGTTACTCACTCTACTTTAGGTAAAACTTTATTAAAGAACTTCGCTGTCGATATATGTAAAACTGAACAAAACTGGACTATGGAAAACTTCATTGACACTGAAATTAAGAGAATCAGAGAATTAGTTGGTCCAACTGCTGAAGTTATTGGTGCCGTCTCTGGTGGTGTCGACTCTACCGTTGCCTCCAAATTAATGACTGAAGCCATTGGTGACAGATTCCACGCTATCTTAGTCGACAACGGTGTTTTAAGGTTAAACGAAGCCGAAAATGTCAAGAAAACTTTAGTTGAAGGCTTAGGTATCAACTTAACCGTCGTTGATGCTGCTGATGAATTCTTATCTAACTTAAAGGGCGTCACTGACccagaaaagaagagaaagatcATCGGTAACACTTTCATTCACgtttttgaaagagaagCTGAAAAGATCAAGCCAAAGGATGGTCAAGAAATTCAATACTTATTACAAGGTACCTTATACCCAGATGTCATTGAATCTATCTCTTTCAAAGGTCCATCTCAAACTATTAAGACACATCACAATGTCGGTGGTTTATTAGAAAAcatgaaattaaaattaattgaaCCATTAAGAGAATTATTCAAGGATGAAGTTAGACACTTAGGTGAATTATTAGGTATCTCTCACGAATTAGTCTGGAGACATCCATTCCCAGGTCCAGGTATTGCTATTCGTGTCTTAGGTGAAGTCACCAAGAAGCAAGTCGAAATCGCAAGAAAGGCTGATTATATCtacattgaagaaatcagAAAAGCCGGTTTATACGATAAGATTGCTCAAGCATTTGCATGTTTATTACCTGTTAAGTCAGTTGGTGTCATGGGTGATCAAAGAACCTACGAACAAGTTATTGCATTAAGAGCTATCGAAACTACAGATTTCATGACCGCTGACTGGTACCCATTCGAACATGCTTTCTTAAAGAAGGTTGCTTCAAGAATTGTTAATGAAGTTGATGGTGTTGCTAGAGTTACCTACGATATCACCTCCAAACCACCAGCCACTGTTGAATGGGAATAG
- the TPO4 gene encoding Tpo4p (similar to Saccharomyces cerevisiae TPO4 (YOR273C); ancestral locus Anc_8.723): MSDNMLYSKDESTPIDPATLDWDSPLDIDNPHNWPTWKKWYTTMASACMCLVVTMGSSLYVSSVTELVMRYGIDRTLALSGLTFYLLGLSTVIGAPLSEVFGRKPIYLISLPLSCLCTMGVGLSNGHMRIILPLRFLAGVFASPALSIGSGTILDIFDVDEVSVAMTFFCLAPFMGPVLAPIMGDFACAARGWRWGSWIQLLASGLVYPFIILMPETHKGIILQRRAKKRNLNLIKPTKEDRKNFLKITMTITVFRPLKMLTVEPIVLVFSIYVAFIFAVLFAFFEAYPVIYQSVYMMSSGVSGLPFLGIGIGLWIGSLFYILLDRKLLFPKAPEGTPELENPTSKRVQPYRGHRDPETNQLLPLIPEQLLLPCKIGAVALPVALFWQAWTARTDVHWMAPIAAGVPFGFGLILIFFSVIMYFSACYPPLVVASTLAANNLLRYVMSSIFPLFTIQMYEKMKIKWASTLFALICIVMVPIPWIFERYGKKLRRRSMFGYAAMMKTEEKADTNGDDSQELTLIKMETLATRETNIEHTVQKLARVYLDAGSESTSNFENSERSSLKEKTDSITETQNLSYSQLFDIPSSEQV; this comes from the coding sequence ATGTCTGATAATATGTTGTATTCAAAGGATGAAAGTACTCCCATAGATCCTGCAACTTTAGATTGGGATAGCCCGTTAGATATAGACAATCCTCATAATTGGCCAACTTGGAAAAAATGGTACACAACTATGGCATCTGCGTGCATGTGCCTGGTCGTCACCATGGGTTCCTCATTATATGTGTCTTCTGTTACAGAGTTAGTTATGCGTTACGGTATAGATAGAACTTTGGCTTTGTCAGGTCTTACCTTTTATCTTCTCGGACTTTCTACTGTTATCGGCGCCCCATTGAGTGAAGTATTTGGTAGGAAACCAATATATTTAATCTCATTACCTCTCTCATGTCTTTGTACAATGGGTGTAGGACTAAGTAATGGTCACATGAGAATAATATTACCATTGAGATTCCTTGCTGGTGTCTTCGCGTCTCCTGCATTATCAATTGGTTCAGGTACCATCTTAGATATATTTGATGTGGACGAAGTCTCCGTTGCCATGACTTTCTTCTGTCTGGCTCCATTCATGGGTCCTGTCCTGGCACCAATTATGGGTGACTTTGCATGTGCTGCTAGAGGCTGGCGTTGGGGTTCATGGATCCAATTATTAGCCAGTGGTTTAGTGTATCCATTTATCATTCTAATGCCTGAAACACATAAAGGTATCATCTTACAAAGACGTGCCAAGAAACGCAACctaaatttaataaaaccaacaaaagaagatcgtaaaaactttttgaaaattactATGACTATTACTGTTTTCCGtcctttgaaaatgttAACAGTTGAGCCAATTGTCCTAGTTTTCAGTATTTACGTTGCGTTCATTTTTGCTGTCCTCTTTGCCTTCTTTGAAGCTTATCCCGTCATTTATCAAAGTGTTTACATGATGTCCTCCGGTGTGTCTGGTTTGCCCTTCTTAGGTATTGGTATAGGTTTATGGATTGGTTCATTGTTCTACATCCTATTAGATCGTAAATTATTGTTCCCAAAAGCTCCAGAAGGAACGCCAGAACTTGAAAATCCTACTTCAAAGAGAGTACAACCATATAGAGGCCACAGAGATCCAGAAACAAACCAACTATTACCATTAATTCCAGAACAGTTACTTTTGCCATGTAAAATAGGTGCTGTCGCATTACCAGTTGCATTATTCTGGCAGGCATGGACTGCTAGGACGGACGTACATTGGATGGCTCCCATAGCTGCAGGTGTGCCATTTGGATTCGGACTGatcctcatcttcttcagtgTCATCATGTACTTCTCCGCTTGTTATCCACCATTAGTGGTTGCCTCCACATTAGCTGCTAACAACCTGCTAAGATATGTTATGAGTAGTATATTTCCATTATTCACAATACAGATGTAcgaaaaaatgaagattaAATGGGCTAGTACACTTTTTGCACTGATTTGTATTGTGATGGTGCCAATCCCATGGATTTTTGAAAGGTACggtaaaaaattgagaCGTAGATCCATGTTTGGTTATGCTGCCATGATGAAGACTGAAGAAAAGGCTGACACTAATGGTGATGATAGCCAAGAATTGACTTTGATAAAGATGGAGACATTAGCTACAAGAGAAACCAATATTGAGCATACCGTTCAAAAATTAGCCCGTGTTTACTTAGATGCAGGAAGTGAATCAACATCCAATTTTGAGAATAGCGAAAGAagttctttgaaagaaaaaactgATAGCATAACAGAAACTCAAAATCTTTCATATTCTCAACTCTTTGATATACCATCCTCAGAACAAGTTTAA
- the YTM1 gene encoding Ytm1p (similar to Saccharomyces cerevisiae YTM1 (YOR272W); ancestral locus Anc_8.721): MSEDNSQVKIKFFTREQDESLHVQDTPMYVPIQLKRYGLSEIVNHLLNPDNDTNKKAIPFDFLIDGQMLRSSLDDYLVKNGLSSEVSLNIEYTRAILPPSYLTSFQNDDWISSIDVSGNSLNQIITGSYDGVVKTWNQSGKVEKQYSGHSGAIRAVKFISNTRIVSSGNDRTLRLWKTKNPGASNEANGEEDNIEDGKTLAILEGHKAPVVSLDVSVKDSRILSASYDNTIGLWSTDYKEMTIVDPMEDLNNNNNKMSTAAKKRRKLSLKDGSIRRRAPLSLLESHLAPVEQAIFDTKDNTVGYSVSQDHTIKTWDLVTSRCVDTKTTSYSLLSIAQIPTLNLLACGSSARHITLHDPRVDSSSKITQQQLIGHKNFVVSLDTCPENDYILASGSHDGTVKVWDIRSNSPVYTITREDSSVQKGVNDKVFAVRWAKDIGIISGGQDKKVQINKGDNLFKN, translated from the coding sequence ATGTCAGAGGATAATTCACAAGTGAAAATCAAGTTCTTCACCCGTGAACAGGATGAGTCCCTTCACGTTCAAGATACTCCAATGTACGTACCAATTCAATTAAAAAGATATGGTTTATCTGAAATTGTGAACCATCTCTTGAATCCAGATAATGACACCAATAAAAAGGCCATCccttttgatttcttaataGATGGACAGATGTTACGTAGCTCTTTAGATGATTATTTAGTCAAAAATGGTTTATCTAGTGAAGTATCGTTGAACATCGAATATACTCGCGCTATTTTACCACCATCTTATTTGACTAGTTTCCAAAATGACGACTGGATTAGTTCTATTGATGTGTCTGGAAATTCCTTGAACCAAATCATCACCGGTTCTTACGACGGTGTAGTTAAGACATGGAATCAATCTGGTAAAGTTGAAAAACAATACAGTGGTCATTCTGGCGCAATTAGAGCAGTTAAATTTATCTCCAATACTAGAATAGTTTCCAGTGGTAACGATCGTACTTTGCGTTTATGGAAAACAAAGAATCCCGGAGCTAGCAATGAAGCAAatggtgaagaagataacATTGAAGATGGTAAGACCTTAGCCATTCTAGAAGGTCACAAAGCACCTGTTGTATCTTTAGATGTTTCCGTTAAAGATTCCAGAATCTTATCAGCATCATATGATAACACCATTGGTCTGTGGTCAACTgattacaaagaaatgaCTATTGTCGATCCAATGGAAGATTtaaataacaataacaataagATGTCGACAGCAGcaaagaagagaagaaagCTTTCACTAAAAGATGGTTCTATAAGAAGACGTGCCCCATTATCTCTTCTAGAATCTCATTTAGCTCCAGTAGAACAAGCTATTTTTGATACTAAAGACAACACGGTTGGTTACTCTGTTTCTCAAGATCATACAATCAAAACTTGGGACTTAGTGACATCCAGATGCGTAGATACAAAGACTACATcatattcattattatccaTTGCACAAATACCAACATTGAACCTATTGGCATGTGGTTCTAGCGCCAGACACATTACGTTACATGATCCAAGAGTTGATTCGTCTTCTAAGATCACCCAACAGCAATTAATTGGTCATAAGAATTTTGTCGTTTCTCTAGATACATGTCCTGAAAATGACTACATTTTAGCTTCTGGTTCTCACGATGGTACTGTTAAAGTCTGGGATATAAGATCAAACTCTCCAGTATACACGATTACCAGAGAGGATTCTTCCGTTCAAAAGGGCGTAAATGACAAGGTTTTCGCTGTTAGATGGGCTAAAGATATTGGTATCATTAGCGGTGGTCAAGACAAAAAGGTACAAATAAATAAAGGTGACAaccttttcaaaaactga
- the CAF20 gene encoding Caf20p (similar to Saccharomyces cerevisiae CAF20 (YOR276W); ancestral locus Anc_8.729) gives MKRYTIEELFQLKPSEPVQQVDFDAVEFKAIIEKVKKIQALREEEFLTSNRRRSSHHHPTRPKIKHNKPKVTTDEDGWSTFEPKSATTNDESAIEDDDTNVKSRAQETVRVKPNNKNIASSRPADARDIIVDKQVHGFNAFAALESDEEEEE, from the coding sequence ATGAAGAGATACactattgaagaattatttcAGTTAAAGCCATCTGAACCAGTCCAACAGGTTGATTTCGATGCTGTTGAATTCAAAGccatcattgaaaaagtcaaGAAAATACAAGCTCTAAGAGAGGAAGAGTTTTTAACTTCCAACCGTAGAAGATCATCACATCACCACCCAACCAGACCAAAGATCAAGCACAACAAGCCAAAAGTAACTACAGACGAAGATGGCTGGTCTACCTTTGAACCAAAGTCCGCTACTACTAACGATGAAAGCGCCATCGAGGACGACGACACTAACGTTAAAAGCAGAGCTCAAGAAACCGTCAGAGTCAAGCCAAATAATAAGAATATCGCTTCCAGCAGACCAGCGGACGCCAGAGATATCATTGTCGACAAACAAGTGCATGGTTTTAATGCATTTGCTGCTTTAGAAAgcgatgaagaagaagaagaataa
- the RIM20 gene encoding Rim20p (similar to Saccharomyces cerevisiae RIM20 (YOR275C); ancestral locus Anc_8.726): MSELLGIPFKRTVKLNLKEQLSDLIDSTYYQTSASFMDDLTEIDSQRNIITNPDVSEDSLLSQIKYYYYLLQLEKKFPDNQIAFTWFQTISNKSFESSQNSIIWEKWNVLFNISASYSLLALEQPPNDKFLTLQYQYFQMSASILNYLLVHINDTKSPIIDINTLNSLKYLMLAQGMECFWLRAIKDPKKFNNTIISKLTSQILKYYQLCLNFANKSELLRKDWIDHAESKMTYFHCVTLYRMSLAYQEKKKFGIAIKCLRDCSRQIQYCKLSLKSNFIKEVNNVLKDLSRDNDFIYLQEVPNNSPELPVPVNMIEVLTYELVFQNLQKILSISSLHTLFDALLPLEIMEACNAFNERQEEYIQDNLIKPLKALEKILHDSIPTSSKYYTTELSGTITQIDLDNCKQLLDNLKTNSNNIGSQLNNLESILQEDLETDGKFRSNYGEAASILEQSENVNKPFVSKLNILKGYLEKGISVDSETVGLYDTIDKVLIISPNNLPESNDPLLKQISQTIKRRRKLIVEIENKSMNNRILPKLINEYRNTNTVMGFESVFKNHLKIFGADLKNLQEEKKANIALIQKIEDSVETESSHNIERLDPRQLYLEELNYSIKLFNQVKENIEDGLTFYKDLIASVESFSAEVRNFILERKEERRKLYEKLLND; the protein is encoded by the coding sequence ATGAGTGAACTACTGGGTATTCCTTTCAAGAGGACCGTCAAATTAAATTTAAAGGAACAATTATCTGACTTAATTGATTCCACTTATTACCAGACATCGGCCTCTTTCATGGACGATTTGACGGAAATTGATAGCCAGAGAAATATAATCACAAATCCAGATGTAAGTGAGGATTCATTACTGAgtcaaatcaaatattattattacttaTTACAACTTGAGAAGAAATTTCCCGATAATCAAATTGCATTTACATGGTTTCaaacaatatcaaataaatcGTTTGAATCTTcacaaaattcaataatttggGAAAAATGGAATGTGCTCTTCAACATATCTGCCAGTTACTCACTACTAGCGTTAGAACAACCCCCAAATGACAAGTTTTTAACTTTACAGTATCAGTATTTTCAAATGAGCGCCTCTATTTTAAACTACTTACTCGTACATATAAATGACACCAAGAGTCCCATAATCGATATTAATActttaaattcattgaaatacCTAATGTTGGCTCAAGGAATGGAGTGTTTTTGGTTAAGAGCAATTAAAGACcctaaaaaatttaataacaCAATCATATCAAAATTGACAAGCCAAATTCTGAAATACTATCAATTATGTTTGAATTTCGCTAACAAAAGCGAGTTACTTAGAAAAGACTGGATTGATCATGCAGAAAGTAAGATGacttattttcattgtgTCACTTTGTATCGAATGTCTTTGGcttatcaagaaaagaagaagtttgGCATTGCCATAAAGTGTCTACGAGACTGTTCGAGACAAATACAATATTGCaaattatcattgaaatcaaattttataaaagaaGTCAATAACGTATTGAAAGATCTTTCGAGAgataatgatttcatttaCTTACAAGAAGTACCAAACAATTCTCCTGAACTCCCTGTACCTGTTAATATGATTGAGGTACTAACATATGAATTAgtctttcaaaatcttcaaaaaatattgtcaatttcttctttacaTACATTATTCGATGCTCTACTGCCGTTAGAGATAATGGAAGCATGTAATGCATTCAATGAAAGacaagaagaatatatacAGGACAACTTAATAAAGCCCCTGAAAGCTctagaaaaaatattacatGACTCCATACCTACCTCTAGCAAATATTACACAACGGAGCTTTCAGGGACTATTACACAGATTGATCTAGACAATTGCAAACAACTCTTGGACAACCTAAAAACTAATAGTAACAATATTGGGTCCCAATTAAACAATCTCGAATCTATCTTACAAGAGGACTTAGAAACAGATGGCAAGTTTAGATCTAATTATGGAGAGGCAGCTTCTATACTTGAACAGTCTGAGAACGTTAATAAACCATTTGTTTCGAAATTAAACATCTTAAAAGGATATTTGGAAAAGGGAATATCGGTAGATAGTGAAACAGTGGGACTATACGACACAATTGATAAAGTTCTTATTATTTCTCCTAATAATTTACCAGAGAGTAATGACCCATTATTAAAACAGATTTCGCAAACTATTAAAAGGAGACGTAAACTTATTGTGGAGATAGAGAACaaatcaatgaataataGAATTTTACCGAAATTAATCAATGAATATCGTAACACAAACACTGTAATGGGTTTCGAATCGGTATTCAAGAACCATCTGAAAATATTCGGTgctgatttgaaaaatcttcaaGAGGAGAAGAAGGCCAACATTGCATTAATCCAAAAGATAGAAGACTCCGTGGAAACTGAAAGCAGTCATAATATTGAAAGGCTGGACCCTCGTCAATTGTATCTCGAAGAATTAAACTATTCAatcaaacttttcaatCAGGTGAAGGAGAATATAGAAGATGGGTTGACATTTTATAAGGATTTAATTGCATCTGTAGAGTCGTTCTCTGCAGAAGTAAGGAACTTTATtttggaaagaaaagaagagagaaGAAAGCTCTATGAAAAACTATTAAATgattaa